The Saprospiraceae bacterium genomic interval GAATAAAAGCTTGGTTCGAGAATACACTCTTCCAGGTTTTTTAATTTCTGATCGAAATAGTTGGTGATGACTTTTCGGATGTTTTGATAATGCAAATTGGCAGTTTCTGAGAAATTTCTGATTTGTTCATCACTCAGCAAGCAAAATGCCAATGGATTTTGGTAAAAAACATGATGAATCATTCCTGGAAGATCTCTGTCTGCCCTGATGATCATTTCATCCAGAAAATAATTGACCGCATTGCCCATTAAAGCATATACTCCCGTGGTCCTGTAGATATAAAACTGCAGCAGCAACTTGAGTGGATTGGACTCCTTTTCATGAAAGCAGGAAGCGATTGATGTGACATCCACTAAAAAATCGGGAACGAGCACTAAATCATGGACCGTCCAATGCGTTTGATTCTTTCGGAGCTGGTGGGCCCAGGCATCTATAGGGAATTTAAGCAACTGGATACATTGGAGCAAATGCTTATGTGGTTTAGGTCTTAAACAGTTTAAATCCAGCAATTGAATTGTATCCGGTTTCTGGTCTATTATGAATCGCAAGGCCTTTTGATCTTCCGTAAAATCCAGAAAACTGATTCTCACCGATGGATGGTATATCTGGCCGTCTTCTGATTTTAGATGATCCATTGAGCTTTGTCTGTACGCAGCTAATTCGTCGGGAATAGCTTGGCCTGACTCCAATTCCAAAAGGGCAAGCCAAATGGCGATACCCTGCTTAAACATCTGGTCTGATGGATGGTCTCCTTGCTCTCTTTTTTCTTTATACAGTAGGATTTGCTGAAATAGCTGATTGGATATCAGACTTTTGGAGAGTAAATATTGCAGTCGGCTTCTGATGGAACTGAATAAATGATTTTCATCCCTTGCCATTAATCTGATTTCTTCATGGATCCTATCATCGAGTTCATTGAGCTGTTCTTTGAAGTCTCCGGATTTGGACTTTAAAAACAACCGGACTAGGAGGAATGGGTCTGAAATGGAATTCATCAAGGGATTTTTGCTAAATTCAAAGGTAATCAGGTCCTCTTCACCCGAATGGCAGATTTGTTAAAATTGAGCCAATTCCCGAATTATCTTATTGAATGAACCAGCAATTTGATTTGCCGAATCGTTTCTTAAAATGACATTGTGCTCATTTTGAGAGGACATAGATACACCCTGGTAATAAAATTATTTATTGAAAATATTATATTTTCTTAGTATTAATTTTAAAGTATTGTTAATAAATGCCATTTTGTGGAACATTATTCTGTAATTAGCGTTAAAATTGCAGTATGCAACTACATAGTTTAAGTAACTTACAATACAAGCGTATGTGGATTTTAAGGATGGCCGCAATTCAACTTTTGTTGGCTTTGTCAATACTCTTGATATTTTCCGGATGCCGGGGCGGGGGAGATCAATCTAACAAGGAGGCTTCATCCGAAACCCCATTGGAATCTGCAGTTCTAGATTCAAATAAACAAGTGTATTTGGTTGATACGGACTATGTACATATAGCGGGTCATCATGCACCGGAGGTTAAAAAGATTTTAAAAGAACTTGAGGCCAGGAATTTCGAAAAAGGAACGCTGGCGCATCAGCTTCTGGATTATCTGAAAAGTGGCGTACAGGATTTTGGCGAAGAATTCAAATTTATTGATCTGCAATTCAAAGACCGCACTGCAGAATTCAATCCAAAATTGACACACGAAATTTCTGAACTGGCTGAAATCATGAAAGCTTTTCCAAAACTTCGCATCAAAATGATGTCTTACACAGATAATGTAGGTGGTGAAAAAGCAAATGAAATCTTATCCGAAAACCGGTTAAAAAATATCGTGCAAGAATTGGTTGTCCAAGGTATTGATGAGACCAGAATAGAAACGAAGGCTTATGGTCAGCAATTTCCTGTTGGAAGTAACTCAATCCACGAAGGCCGGCTTATTAATAACAGAATCGAACTTATGGTTCTCAGCAAATAAAATATTTCTAATAGCACGTTAGAATTTTACCTACTACTTTAAAAAGACCGGAGATAAATGTATTCTTCGGTTTTTTTTTTATTAAAAAGATATGTGCTTGTGGCAAAATGATCCGAATTGGCTTAAAGCTGGAAGCTCAACGCTTAAAGCAATGCATACAATTGGCTAACGATTGTTAGTAAAATTGTTTTCAAAGGATAAATGTTTCATAAATTACATTTGAAAAGTGAAAAAAAATTTCCGACCCGAGAATTACTCTGATGCCATAACAGTTCGCTTAGTCACAAACAGGAATAATTATAGGATTAATTGATATCAGAGGGAAAATAAAGAAACATGATTTTGATATGAGTTGATTCCTTAAATGTCTCGAATTTGACCGCTCCATCTGGCGCAAGTCTTCAGACCTGTAATAACGTAGATCATTTCGGGAATTGTATTATTTGATCAAGGTGTTTCAAAGGCACAAGTCGGAAGACTTGCGCCAGCGAAGTCAACTAACAAACCAACAACCAACAACCAACAAACCAACAACCAACAACTAACAACCAACAAACCAACAACTAACAACCAACAACTAACAACCAACAACTAACAAACCAACAACCAACAACCAACAACCAACAACCAACAACCAACAACCAACAACCAACAACCAACAACCAACAAACCAACAAACCAACAAACCAACAACCAACAACTAACAACCAACAAACCAACAACCAACAACCAACAACTAACAACCAACAACTAACAACCAACAACTAACAACCAACAACAACCAACAACGATCATCCGCTCGCAAGTTTGCTTTTACGAATGCTGTAACTAAAATAAATAACGAGACCGATGACCAGCCAGGAAGTAAACCAGGCCCAGTTGGAAGCCGTCATTCCGGTCAGCAGATATGTGCAGCTGGATACCCCTAGAAGCGGAATTAGAGAGAGTTCCTTGGTGAAAGCAAGTGCCGACAAGATGACCATCAGCAACCAGAATATCATCGTTGAAATCTTGTAAGAATGTTCTGTTCCGTCCAAATTAATCAGATGAGGAAAGTATTCCGGAAATAAAAGTGAAACAGAAAAAAAGGAAATTACAACCAATAATGGGAAAATGAACTTTCCATTGATGTACCACAATCTGAAATGACCACTGTTCTCTTCGGTCCGCGGAATAAACAAAATTCCTGCACAAACGAGTACGAAGGCAAATAAGGTTGCTATGCTGGTAAAATCCAGAACAAAAGTTTTGTCGGTAAAAAAAATGGGAAGTCCAACCACCAAACCCGTTACGATCGTAGCGATTGACGGTGTTTTGAACTTGGGATGTATTTTCTGAAAAGCAGGTGGGAGTAAACCATCGCGGCTCATGCTCATCCAGATCCTTGGTTGCCCCATTTGGAACACCAGTAATACACTGGTCATGGCCACAACTGCAATGAAAGAGACAACGATCTGCATCCAATACATGCCTTTCATTTCAAAAATGTAAGCCAAAGGGTCGCCAATGCCGTCAAATTGCTTATAATTAAGAATACCGGTAAGAACCAAAGCGAGTAAAATATATACGATCGTACAAATAATCAATGAATAGATCATTCCTTTGGGAAGGTCTTTTTGTGGATTTTTACTTTCTTCGGCAAAAACACTGATGGCATCAAATCCTATGTATGCAAAGAATACACCACTCACCGCCGTCATGACTCCCGAAAATCCATTGGGCATGAAACTGGCCTGGCCTAATTCATTGACGGGAAACCAGTTCTCAGCCTGAATGAGAAAGATACCCACGACGATGACCAGCAGAATCACAGAAAGTTTTAAAGCCACCATGATGTTGCTCATGTTTCTGGATTCCCGGATGCCAATATAGATAAGGGCGGTGATCAATAAATTGATGATCACAGCAGGCAGGTCAAAGATCACGCGAAGATTTCCGATCACGGGTGCAGTATTCCAGGCATTGATCAACTCCTGGTTGATACTTGCATTTTCAACGGCTTTCCTGGCTTCCATATGCGAACAGGTAAGCCAGTCGGGTATGTGAATTTCAAACCTTTCCAGCAGCGATGTAAAATAATCGCTCCAGCTAAAAGCTACATAGATATTGCCTATGGAATATTCCATTAACAGAGCCCAGCCAATGATCCACGCTGCCAGCTCGCCAAATGAGACATAGGCATAGGTATAGGCTGAACCCGCAACGGGTATTCTGCTTGCAAATTCGGCATAACACAAAGCCGTAAATCCACATGCAATTCCGGTGATGATAAACAAGATTACCACACCAGGTCCGGCTTTAAAACAAGCTTCCCCAAGACTGCTGAAACTTCCCGCTCCAATAATAGCCGCTATACCCAAAGCCGTTAAATCCCTCGAACTAAGTACTTTGTGTAAATGACTCTGGGCTCCCGTGCTTTGAAGATGTTCCAGGGTTTTTCTCCGGCGTATTTCCTTAAACATAAATTGTCGCGTTTTAATATAAATCGTACAGCAAGGGTAAACTTAATCAAAATTTCATTCGTGTTGCCAGGTATTTGCGATTCGTACAAGCCGGGTTGTAAATTCTAAAGATGCCCGATCTGCAGAATTCATCGATCTTCTGCCGGCACATACTGGCCTGCCGGTGTTTAAAAATTCCTGCTCCCGGAATCCAGCTTTAAGCAGCCTGCAGGCTTTGGGATAATCTCTTCTAAATATCCATTTAGCAATATATTTGTGCCGCAAATCACAGAGGTAAAAAATGGTAAACAAGTATTTTGATATGATCGATCAAACCTATTATTTCCCGCAGGAAGGGTTTGATCTGGAAAAAGATAATCTGATTTTCAACGGAATCCCATTGATGGTCCTTATTGAAAAATACGGCACACCATTTAAACTGACCTTTTTACCAAAAATTGCGGATCAGATTAAGAAAGCAAAAAACCTGTTTAATAAATCCATCAGGTCTCTCGAGTACGATGGAAAATATTACTACAGTTATTGTACGAAGTGTTGTCATTTTTCCTATGTGTTGAAAGAAGTTTTACAGCACGATGTCCAACTGGAAACGTCGTCGGCATTTGATATCGATCTCATCCAGAATTTATATAAAAACGGTCTCATAACCAAAGATCATATAATTGTCAACAACGGATTTAAACCCAAACATTATTTGCAGAACATAGCAAGTATGGTCAATTCCGGATTTAAAAACATGATACCGGTTTGCGACAATATCTATGAATTGGATCAACTCGAACCCCTATTGCAAAAAAAATGCAAAGTTGGCATTCGGGTAGCCACAGAAGAAGAACCTAAATTTGAATTCTACACCAGTCGGCTTGGGATTAGGGCTTCCCAAGTTATAGAATTTGCAAAAAACAAATTGAAAAAAAGTAAAAAATTCGATTTGCACATGGTCCATTTTTTTGTGGACACCGGGATCAAGGACACGGTATATTATTGGGGTGAATTAAAAAAAGGAATCAATACGTATATCGAATTAAAAAAACTTTTTCCTTCACTTAAGGCAATCAACATCGGAGGTGGATTGCCCATAAGAAATTCATTGGGCTTTGAATTTGATTACAAATACATGATCCACCAGATCGTAAAAATGATCAAGGAAGCCTGTGATGAAGCCGGAATCAAACATCCCGATATTTTTACTGAATTCGGAAAATACACGGTTGGGGAAAGCGGTGCTACCATATTTTCTGTGCTCGAACAAAAGCAACAAAACGACTCCGAAGTTTGGTACATGATTGATAATTCGCTGATGAATACTTTGCCCGACAGTTGGGGAATTGCCGAACGATTTATTCTGTTGCCCGTTAATAAATGGTTTAACGATTATTGCAGAGTCAATATCGGCGGGCTCAGTTGTGACAATTCTGATTTTTACAATACGGAAGCACAAAATCAGCAGCTGTTCATGCCTAAATATTCAAGAACCGATAAAGAACCTCTTTATCTGGGTTTTTTCCATACAGGTGCTTATCAGGATGCGCTTTCTGGTTATGGTGGGATCAAACACTGTCTGTTGCCTTCACCTAAACACGTGCTTGTCGACCGGGATGAAAATGGAAATTTAGTAGATTGGATATACAACGATGAACAAAATTCAAGAGACATGCTCCGGATCCTGGGATATAATTGATGAATAATTATCAGATTGAAAAATAACATATGAAAAAACAAGCAAAGACCTACGCAGGAGTCGCTGAAAAATTCGGAAAGTTTGAAACTGCTCAGGTATTATTA includes:
- a CDS encoding arginine decarboxylase, whose amino-acid sequence is MVNKYFDMIDQTYYFPQEGFDLEKDNLIFNGIPLMVLIEKYGTPFKLTFLPKIADQIKKAKNLFNKSIRSLEYDGKYYYSYCTKCCHFSYVLKEVLQHDVQLETSSAFDIDLIQNLYKNGLITKDHIIVNNGFKPKHYLQNIASMVNSGFKNMIPVCDNIYELDQLEPLLQKKCKVGIRVATEEEPKFEFYTSRLGIRASQVIEFAKNKLKKSKKFDLHMVHFFVDTGIKDTVYYWGELKKGINTYIELKKLFPSLKAINIGGGLPIRNSLGFEFDYKYMIHQIVKMIKEACDEAGIKHPDIFTEFGKYTVGESGATIFSVLEQKQQNDSEVWYMIDNSLMNTLPDSWGIAERFILLPVNKWFNDYCRVNIGGLSCDNSDFYNTEAQNQQLFMPKYSRTDKEPLYLGFFHTGAYQDALSGYGGIKHCLLPSPKHVLVDRDENGNLVDWIYNDEQNSRDMLRILGYN
- a CDS encoding OmpA family protein, whose translation is MWILRMAAIQLLLALSILLIFSGCRGGGDQSNKEASSETPLESAVLDSNKQVYLVDTDYVHIAGHHAPEVKKILKELEARNFEKGTLAHQLLDYLKSGVQDFGEEFKFIDLQFKDRTAEFNPKLTHEISELAEIMKAFPKLRIKMMSYTDNVGGEKANEILSENRLKNIVQELVVQGIDETRIETKAYGQQFPVGSNSIHEGRLINNRIELMVLSK
- a CDS encoding amino acid permease; protein product: MFKEIRRRKTLEHLQSTGAQSHLHKVLSSRDLTALGIAAIIGAGSFSSLGEACFKAGPGVVILFIITGIACGFTALCYAEFASRIPVAGSAYTYAYVSFGELAAWIIGWALLMEYSIGNIYVAFSWSDYFTSLLERFEIHIPDWLTCSHMEARKAVENASINQELINAWNTAPVIGNLRVIFDLPAVIINLLITALIYIGIRESRNMSNIMVALKLSVILLVIVVGIFLIQAENWFPVNELGQASFMPNGFSGVMTAVSGVFFAYIGFDAISVFAEESKNPQKDLPKGMIYSLIICTIVYILLALVLTGILNYKQFDGIGDPLAYIFEMKGMYWMQIVVSFIAVVAMTSVLLVFQMGQPRIWMSMSRDGLLPPAFQKIHPKFKTPSIATIVTGLVVGLPIFFTDKTFVLDFTSIATLFAFVLVCAGILFIPRTEENSGHFRLWYINGKFIFPLLVVISFFSVSLLFPEYFPHLINLDGTEHSYKISTMIFWLLMVILSALAFTKELSLIPLLGVSSCTYLLTGMTASNWAWFTSWLVIGLVIYFSYSIRKSKLASG